From the bacterium genome, the window TAAGCGATATTAGGTTGACAGGGGCACGTTGCAACGTGCCCCAACACGGTTAAACGATTCGGCCAGCCAACGTCCGATTCTACAAACACATCATCCGTAATGATACCGAATATGGCCGCATCCGGGAATACATCGCAACCAATCCCGTCCGTTGGGCGGAGGACAGGGAAAACCCGGATGGCAAAACAAAAACAGAGCGATAGCAATGGTAAACGTCTTGTTGTCCAGCTGCGCCGGGTATTTGCAGTGGAATTGTGATGGGATTCGATCCGGACAAAAACCATCGCCGTTCGATCCGGCTGGCGAAATATGATTATTCACAGGCCGGGGCATATTTTGTGACGATATGCACCCGGTACCGGGAATGTTTATTCGGCGAGGTGATCGCCGGAGAAATGAAATTGAACGCATTCGGGCAAATCGTGGTCGAGGAATGGTTCAAAACCGGCGTAATACGGCCCCGTATCCGATCGGATGCGTTTATGGTCATGCCGAACCATGTTCACGGTATATTGGTGATCGACGATGGTTGTTGTAGGGGCACGTTGGATGGTAGGGGCACGTTGCATCGTGCCCCTACAACAACAACAATCCAACGTTCCCACATAATAACAACCCAACATGTCCCAACGGTGGAACGATTCGGCAAACCAACGCCCGATTCAATTCCCACGATTGTCAGATTGTTCAAATCGGCGGCAACGAAACAGATCAATGAATTACGGCAAATGCCCGGCGTCGCCGTCTG encodes:
- a CDS encoding transposase is translated as MGFDPDKNHRRSIRLAKYDYSQAGAYFVTICTRYRECLFGEVIAGEMKLNAFGQIVVEEWFKTGVIRPRIRSDAFMVMPNHVHGILVIDDGCCRGTLDGRGTLHRAPTTTTIQRSHIITTQHVPTVERFGKPTPDSIPTIVRLFKSAATKQINELRQMPGVAVWQRNYYEHIIRNDTELGYIREYIATNPARWAEDRENPDGKTKTQQQQR